Part of the Anopheles coluzzii chromosome 3, AcolN3, whole genome shotgun sequence genome is shown below.
TGTCATTTGGCGGACAGTTGTGTTCGCAGGAAACGTTTGAAACTGAAAAGAAACacgtaaacaaaccattttcgAGATTAATTTTTTCGCCCAAATAGATAAGCTCACAAAATGAAACGGTATGAACGATTGTACCAGCATTAAAGTCTTGTTAAACCAAGTTACTGGTGTGACGTCCGTCGGTTTATACAATTGGCACAGTGTTGGCATTTGATGCGAGTAGAAGATGTCGGATGTTTTGTTGAAAGCAGTAGAAAGTAAAAGAGTGtcttaatttcatttcatttttaatataaaaactTTATTACATTGTCAGTTTTAACATTGCTCTTTCAAGCATCATGCTCGATTTTGAATCGTCtgttcatttatttgtttgctattCGCAGAGAAATTTACATGTACAGTGCTCTTGCAATTTTCAACGCACGTTGTATTCTTTTGCTAACCGTGTTTGGCCTGATTTCTATGTCACTCAAGTCTTATAATTTATCTAAGATTAAGTAATGTTGATGCGTAATTGTTGCGTTACTTGAATTAATCTCATGTTGTAGCGAGTTAATCTAATACAGAAATCACCTGCACCTGATTACAGAAAGAATAATCATGAAAGAGACGGCAACTAACAGAATATATCCAGTAGACCAGCCATGTGAACAAGCTCGTGAATTTCCTTCAGTATCCACAAACGCTTCCTTTTCCCGTTGATCCTCGGTGAAACTGGCTCCATTATCCCTGTATCGGTGGTCACGATCtgtcgaaataaaaaaaaagtccaaaaACAGTCTTATGCATTCATCTGAACAAGCATGAGTTTTACGGTCAGTTACAGTTCCGCAATTACCTTTCTCAATTGTTCCGTCGATATTCCATGTCTCAGAACTGTCTTCTATTCCTATGATTTTGTTGGACGATGAAGAATAGTCATCCAGCGGCGGGcgatagattttgtttttatctgcaAAACATGGAAAACTCGTTTACGTGTTCTATCGCGCATGGTGTAATCGTGCAGCTAATACTAACAATTTTTCCGAAACACTGTTTCTGTGGTAGTTGCAACGGTCGTGGTAGCAGGAGGACTTGTGGCTATTGTAGTAGTAGAAGGAATGTCTGcataaaattatataaatgTGAGAAATCGCAGATACATCGGCTTCGTTAGTTTGCAACACTTACGATAGACCTTGATCGAGCCATCCGTTTCGCCGAGCGAGTTTTTTACAACACATTTGTATGTTCCAAAGTCGGCGATGTTAATATCTTTAATTGTCAGCTTCATCACCACCTTGTAGCTATTGATTTCCTTTATTGACGGCTCAAAGTGTTTTCCtgtcaaaataataatacatcTTTCGTTATTGATGGTTAATTGatcatgtttatgtttattgtttgtttgaactCATGTTTATTCAAATcggtggagttttttttttaattttcctccaTAGCTCTTTAATATCCATAgtagtaaaaataaattagaatATGTCTTACAAAATCAAGTTAAGTACAATAAGTGTAGAAGAACTCGAATTAGTACAAACGAATCGTGAATGATATTTGTTGAAAGCATTTCTTAACAGTTTGTTGGTATTTGGATGTTAGTGTTCGAGGGCTTGGTCGTCGTTGTAAATCAACTGAAGATCATTCTCATAAATCTTGCCCTTGGTGTCTCGGAACGAAACGAGGGATCTGAATgctatgttttgctttttcacGCTGTAGGTTGCCGAACTGTTGTGTAGCATAATGAATTCGTTGACATGGGCCCTTATCATTCCTCTCACCGTTGTTTGGATCGGGAGTCTGTACTACCCTTAAACACGGTAACCAACAACTCCAAGTACGACTGGTTCATCCTTACTTTTCTTCGAAAAACGTctcaattttttttccttttttgtagaTTCCTTCCCATTGCCATTGTCCGTCGCATGTCCTTACATTGATTGAATAACAAGATGATGATTGTGACACAATTTTTCCTCGTTATCAGATTTTTccttgtttattatttccatCCGTTGGGTGTTGTTTCGTTCTGCTTGGTCGACAGTGGTtattctccaaaaaaaaaaagaccaaagCCACGTTCATGCAAACGGTACGCCACGTAAACATGCATACAAGCAGAGTGGGCAGCCTAGGTGCGGGTAGGACCGGTACGCCTGGGAGGGCTAGGGTAGGGCGTGGAATTGGTTCAACGAAATATCTACCAGCCGTCAACCAAAAGTCAGCCAGTTTCCTTGGCAGTGAAGAGGAAGATATTAATGATGAACGATTCTGCAACCGGTCGCAGTACCTGGTTGATAAGGGACAAACATCATTCTGTCCCTGGTTATTCGTGCTGAACCTGCTGTGCAAGCGGATTTTGATGCTTTTGAACCATATTTTTATCTATACTCATCAATAGATGCTGTATAAAGACAAGACTACAATCGTGGTGCGCCCTTACCTTGCGTTATGATGGTGTCATTCTTCATCCAATAATTGATGGAACGTGGGTAAGCTTCCGATTGACACTCGAGAGTCAAACGCTGTCCCAGGGCGGCGCCAACAAGCTGATCTTGAATCCATATCATTGGCGGAACTTAAGGTTGAAAAAAGGTGCAAGAGGGGTGTTATAATATTATTGCTAATTATATTTGGCCTTTATGAAGAGGACTAATTATTCCAAATGAGCAAGCTTCTAGGATTCATTCATGTTTTATTGCGTTGCAACATGGTTAAGATACCAGTTATAATTAAGGATGATGATAAACATTGGATGGAGAAGAATGTGTCCAGATAATTATTGGTGACATTAATACGAAAAATTATGTTGAATAGAATACAACAAGCAATTGTCTTTTATGAAGGAGAATTTAGTAGGAATAAATGTTCACGAGCAAATAGTTGGTTAAATTGTACTTATATTAAACTTTTATCAATAATTTTGTATTAGGATACTTTATTCACAACCTATATTTAAATAGAATTTCATGCAAGCCAAAAAAGCTGGCGCATACCcgaaatcacaaaaaaaagaattgcaCATGAAAGCACTGGACAGCTATCATCAGTTGGATTTAGCGGCCTTTATTGTAGTATATAAAACAGCATAAAAACCATGGGTGGTACTTACAATGGACAATCAACATGACGCGTTTGCTGACCGACGGTGGGATACCATTCGACGCGATGCACAAATATGCCCCCATGTGTAGTCGATTAACTCGCGAAATGGAAAAGGTGGAGCTGTTCAGGCTGGTAGCTGTATTAAATGGCGTCGGGTGgaataataatgaaacaatttgGTTGTAGTTTGCCAGCCCAATGCACTTTATATATGCATGATAGTTTAATGGTCGACAGAAACCAAATAAAGCACCAAAGTGTATCAACAATCACAAaataccaaacaaaacaaaggaaaaaaactcaTAACAACCCAATAAACCCCCGTCCTACCTCCGGCACTGATGGGCTCATTGCCTTCCCGTCGCCAAATGATGGAAGGAGTTGGCGAACCGGAAGCGGCACATTTCAATGTTACATTGCTTCCCTCACGCACGACCATATCGGTGCTGGTGGGATAGTCCAGTATGTTGGGTGGAACTGTTGGGAttatattgatatttttatgAGCGTTTCGAAGCGTGCATGGGACAGAGATGATCATTAGCATAAGCCAACATGAGCAGCGACAATTAAATCGCATTAATTcaccccatacgagtggcagaTCCGATGAGCAGGCTCCACGATAGCCTGCATCTTCTAGTCGTTATCAACGCATCCTTACCTACAACATTAAGGTAGCCAATCTGATTACGCATTGGGTCCGTGTTAACCTGGCACATGTACCATCCCTTGTCCGATTCCTTCACGTCGCGAATGCGCAAAACCCAGGCGCGACCCTCGACGTGAGCGATGGTCATGCGGTGATTTTTTGTAATGACATGTGTTTGAATTGTCAATATTGTTTGAGTATCCACCCGAAGCCACGCCACCTTAAAGGTAAAATCGTAACTCAATCACTGATTGCAGAAAGTACAATGTGGTACCTTTCCATGTTCATACCTACCTTGTATGTTTGCAGATTGTTAATAACACAAGTCAGTACCGCTTCACGACCAACTGGAACAGTGAGATTTTGAATTGGCTCTCCAAATTTCGGTAAATCTGCAAGGATGCATTTATTTAGAGTGTAACTTTTTATGGAGTGGAATTGAaactttttaaattgtttcttGATATTTAATAATTTGGTACGGCTGTCCCGTTACACAATTTAATAATTCTGCATTTTACTCATCAATTTAATcttacaaataaatttaacatACAAAATACTGCCATTAACCACACTGTAAAAATGGAAGAATGGAATATGCGTTTCAGTACCCATAATTCGATTCTCATTATTGATTGTAACGGTATGCATTTATCCTGGTTAAATTGAATCAATTAAATTCGTCTCGATCATATGCTGTA
Proteins encoded:
- the LOC120958805 gene encoding lachesin-like — its product is MVQNCTELHRIAHTSENDSGGGNATMARMTTMPPQRVRMEFLHWSTIALVIVAYVLNATHIFATAQGEQDDAIEETNSYILDKDLPKFGEPIQNLTVPVGREAVLTCVINNLQTYKVAWLRVDTQTILTIQTHVITKNHRMTIAHVEGRAWVLRIRDVKESDKGWYMCQVNTDPMRNQIGYLNVVVPPNILDYPTSTDMVVREGSNVTLKCAASGSPTPSIIWRREGNEPISAGATSLNSSTFSISRVNRLHMGAYLCIASNGIPPSVSKRVMLIVHFPPMIWIQDQLVGAALGQRLTLECQSEAYPRSINYWMKNDTIITQGKHFEPSIKEINSYKVVMKLTIKDINIADFGTYKCVVKNSLGETDGSIKVYHIPSTTTIATSPPATTTVATTTETVFRKNYKNKIYRPPLDDYSSSSNKIIGIEDSSETWNIDGTIEKDRDHRYRDNGASFTEDQREKEAFVDTEGNSRACSHGWSTGYILLVAVSFMIILSVIRCR